In Lepus europaeus isolate LE1 chromosome 19, mLepTim1.pri, whole genome shotgun sequence, the genomic window gaagaggagcagctgagactggaagaggcacccacatgggatgccggcgccgcagctggaggattaacctaccgcgccaaggcgccggccccagcttttAGCTTCTTAAAGATGCAAAGTATTGAATGCCTAAAGCAGTCAATAAAAATGAACCAGCAAAGGTGTGATGGCCCAGCCCAAAGAGCTCCTTCTCCAGCTGCTGTCCCCCTGCCAAGGAGCGTCACCGCCCGGTCCTGGCTCTTTCACTGCCACCTGAGCTGTGTTTACTGCTTTCTTTGATATGCAGGGTCCTACACAGGCCCCTGTGACGCAGGTCCGAGCTCCAGACAGGGCCCCGGCTTTTCACATGACACGAGCACCCAGCAACGGCTGCACCGCGCTTGCTTCCCGCACGGACAAACGTCTCGGTCACGGCCTCGGTCACCTCAGTGCATCTCCCCGCGCCTCCCGGCTGCCTGCCCCGACACCCTGCACGACGACTCACACACAGCCCGCCTGTGTGCACCCTCCGCCGAGAGACGCTCAAGTCACTCCGGTGTTTGCTGTGAAAACTATTGCTACAGACAGGGTGCTTGCACCTTGGCAGTGGTTGGCGTGGGCCTGCTTGCATTAAGGGAACACACACTTTAAAATCTGAAAGATCCCTCCACCCCCACAACAAAGGCTATGACCATTTACACTTGGATAAAGTGCTTGTGTCTACCATGAAGAGGTAGGTGTGGGTAGCTATTCATTTCCCAAGCATTCCAACAATGCCTCTGGAagctcactcagagccccgcccccgccccgcctctgttcctagctcactcagagccccgcccccggacccgcctctgttcctagctcactcagagccccgccccccgccccgcctctgttcctagctcactcagagccctgcccccgccccgcctctgttcctagctcactcagagccccgccccccgccccgcctctgttcctagctcactcagagccccgcccccgccccgcctctgttcctagctcactcagagccccgccccccgccccgcctctgttcctagctcactcagagccccgcccccgccccgcctctgttcttagctcactcagagccccgccccccgccccgcctctgttcctagctcactcagagccccgccccccgccccacctctgttcctagctcactcagagccccgcccccgggacctgcctctgttcctagctcactcagagccccgccccccgccccgcctctgttcctagctcactcagagccccaccccccgccccgcctctgttcctagctcagagccccgccccccgccccgcctctgttcctagctcactcagagccccgccccccgccccacctctgttcctagctcactcagagccccgccTCCGCCCCGCCCCTGTTCCCGGgagctcactcagagccccgcccccgggacccgcctctgttcctagctcactcagagccccgcccccgggacccgcctctgttcctagctcagagccccgccccccgccccgcctctgttcctagctcactcagagccccgccccccgccccgcctctgttcctagctcactcagagccccgcccccaggacccgcctctgttcctagctcactcagagccccgccccccgccccgcctctgttcctagctcactcagagccccgccccccgccccacctctgttcctagctcactcagagccccgcccccggacccgcctctgttcctagctcactcagagccccgccccctgccccgcctctgttcctagctcactcagagccccgcccccggacccgcctctgttcctagctcactcagagccccgccccccgccccgcctctgttcctagctcactcagagccccgccccccgccccgcctctgttcctagctcactcagagccccgcccccggacccgcctctgttcctagctcactcagagccccgcccccaggacccgcctctgttcctagctcactcagagccccgccccccgccccgcctctgttcctagctcactcagagccccgccccccgccccgcctctgttcctagctcactcagagccccgcccccaggacccggctctgttcctagctcactcagagccccgccccccgccccgcctctgttcctagctcactcagagccccgccccccgccccgcctctgttcctagctcactcagagccccgcccccggacccgcctctgttcctagctcactcagagccccgccccctgccccgcctctgttcctagctcactcagagccccgcccccggacccgcctctgttcctagctcactcagagccccgccccccgccccacctctgttcctagctcactcagagccccgccccccgccccgcctctgttcctagctcactcagagccccgcccccggacccgcctctgttcctagctcactcagagccccgccccccgccccgcctctgttcctagctcactcagagccccgccccccgccccgcctctgttcctagctcactcagagccccgccccccgccccgcctctgttcctagctcactcagagccccgcccccgccccgcctctgttcttagctcactcagagccccgccccccgccccgcctctgttcctagctcactcagagccccgccccccgccccacctctgttcctagctcactcagagccccgcccccgggacctgcctctgttcctagctcactcagagccccgccccccgccccgcctctgttcctagctcactcagagccccaccccccgccccgcctctgttcctagctcagagccccgccccccgccccgcctctgttcctagctcactcagagccccgccccccgccccacctctgttcctagctcactcagagccccgccTCCGCCCCGCCCCTGTTCCCGGgagctcactcagagccccgcccccgggacccgcctctgttcctagctcactcagagccccgcccccgggacccgcctctgttcctagctcagagccccgccccccgccccgcctctgttcctagctcactcagagccccgccccccgccccgcctctgttcctagctcactcagagccccgcccccggacccgcctctgttcctagctcactcagagccccgccccctgccccgcctctgttcctagctcactcagagccccgcccccggacccgcctctgttcctagctcactcagagccccgccccccgccccgcctctgttcctagctcactcagagccccgccccccgccccgcctctgttcctagctcactcagagccccgcccccggacccgcctctgttcctagctcactcagagccccgccccccgccccgcctctgttcctagctcactcagagccccgccccccgccccgcctctgttcctagctcactcagagccccgccccccgccccgcctctgttcctagctcactcagagccccgcccccaggacccggctctgttcctagctcactcagagccccgcccccgccccgcctctgttcctagctcactcagagccccgccccccgccccgcctctgttcctagctcactcagagccccgccccccgccccgcctctgttcctagctcactcagagccccgcccccaggacccggctctgttcctagctcactcagagccccgcccccgggacccgcctctgttcctagctcagagccccgccccccgccccgcctctgttcctagctcactcagagccccgccccccgccccgcctctgttcctagctcactcagagccccgcccccaggacccgcctctgttcctagctcactcagagccccgccccccgccccgcctctgttcctagctcactcagagccccgccccccgccccgcctctgttcctagctcactcagagccccgcccccggacccgcctctgttcctagctcactcagagccccgcccctgccccgcctctgttcctagctcactcagagccccgcccccggacccgcctctgttcctagctcactcagagccccgccccccgccccgcctctgttcctagctcactcagagccccgccccccgccccgcctctgttcctagctcactcagagccccgcccccggacccgcctctgttcctagctcactcagagccccgccccccgccccgcctctgttcctagctcactcagagccccgccccccgccccgcctctgttcctagctcactcagagccccgccccccgccccgcctctgttcctagctcactcagagccccgcccccggacCCGCCTCTGTTCCAATCCACTCGTTCCTACAGTCCCCCAAGGACTCACTGCGGGGTCACACAGCACACCAGGGGAAGGACATGGCCCGGGCCCAGGATACAGGAGCCGGCCATCAagtccaccccaccccaccccgggtgGGTGAGACGCCCCCTCCTAGTGCCACATCAGGAGAGCGTGACTGTCCGTGCTGTGTCACCAGCAcatgaaacacacatacacaacagaaCCTCACAAAGTCCTCGGGAACAGAAGCCAAGACTGATTCTGGTGAAGACATTTGGAATCCATGTGTGGTCTTTCCATGACGCACATTTTCCCGTGGACTTCTGAAGGCCCCACTTAGGAGTAACCTTGGCGTGACTAGGAACACTCTGTTCTGTGAACACAAGCGGACACTCCATGTCCATCACGAACCCAGAGCGCATGTATTCTGAAGTCACCAACAACCGCCAAGGGCCAGGGAATGAGCACACACATGTAACAGGCTAGAGCCATGAGCATGTGAGTGCAGAAAAGGACAAGTGGGGGAATATACGCCATGACTTTACAcacaatatgcacacacacatacacatgccatAAATGTCTacgtatcttcaaaaagttcatagacaatgtatatcatgaaaatctatgcatggagttcaaaattttgcaccaaaatcaacatcttttacttccatttctcCACGAAATTTTGGAGGTATCcttataacacacacacagacatgataCCACGAATTATCAAAGATTAgggctcttggggccagcactgtggcacagcgggtaaagccaccacctgcagtgccggattcCCTTATGagcgccagtctgagtcccagctgctccacttccaatccagctctctgctgtggcctgggaaagcagtggaggacgacccaagtcctcgggcccctgcacccatgtgggggacctggggggggggaactccttgctttggatcagtccagctccggccatttgtgaccatttgaggagtggaccagtggatagaagacctttgtgtctgtctctgcctctgcctctatgtaactctgcctttcaaataaataaataaatcttaaaaatcacaataagaGCTTTTCTGAACCATCTGCAATGTCGTCTACGTCATCTAACCCCCACTTGCCAGCTGGTTTCATCTGAGAGCCAAAGCTCACAGAACAGCAGCGCTGAGCTTCTCAGGGCCCACGGGGACAGCAGTGCCTGAAGATCGGGGTGGGCATGCCACAGCTGTGTTGCCAGGCACTGGCCTGCACTGTTGTGCACCCCTCCCTGCTGCACTGGCCGTGGGACCCCACCTTTCTTGGGGAGGGGATGAGAGGGAACGCGTGCACTGTGTTACCTTGGAGGCCTCTAAAGCTCCGCTGCCTCTTCACCGCCTACAAGACAAGAACGTGGGTGGATGTGTCAGCCCTGTCCCAGCAGGGGGCCGGATGGCTTGGCCTGAACCCTCATGAAATCCTTGGCCATCCCAACCAGAGGTTCACTGGGTCTTAACTCTGGGGGCAGTTTGCTGCTCCACGGTGCGAACCAGCACTgggtgagggaaggaaggaagtctgACTCCACCCAGGATGCAGAGAAGGGGCCATGGGGCTGGGAGGGGTCGGGCGAGGCAGACCCCTGGGAACCAGAGCGGTGGGGACGGCAGGCAGGGCCCAACAAGGAGGACAGCATCTGAGGGTGGTGCTTCCAGGCAgccctctcccactgcctccctccaTGCCAGCTGGAGCCAGTGGCCGGAACTTCAGGACCCtggagaggtggaggagggggacgAGGTGAGGTGAGGCCTaggcagagggatggagagagggggaggtggcagagaagagcaaaggagaggaagagagggagggagagcgggcAGCAGTGAGTGCAGTAGGCCCTGAACAGCAGGGGACCAAACTGGCCGTCCCCCTCGTACCCTGCCTCCTGCACTCAGCTGCCCCCGGCCACAGCTAGCAGGGACCTTCCATGGACGCCCGGAGGCCTCTGCGCCCCCCTCACTGCTGTGAATCTCCCCTTACCTTCTTCGGAGACCTCAGGACCTGGGGCACCCAGTAGGGCATCATCGCCTGACTCCTAGGCACCGGGAGGCGGCCCCTAAAGCAGTGGCACAGGCAGGGGCACGACTCTGAGGTTTTGGGGATATGAAACCGCACCATCTTTTGGCtctgacagagaggaagggaagagagttCAAGAGGGAATGGAGCTGTGCCCTCAACAACCCCACAACTCAGCCTTGGGACCCAGGGACGGCCTTGAGGGGCTTCTCGCCGCATTCCCCTCCCCCGACACACCCCCAACAGCCTTGCAGGAGACACAGTCTCCCCTTCATGACAACCCAGAGGTGGGAGCCATGAGGCCCAGCCCCCAGTACCTACTATCTGCAGAGATGTCCACGTGGCTCTTGGCGGCAGGACACGTGGGCTGGGTTCGGAGACCCGGCTCTGTCCTGAgcctcctggcccccagcactTAGCCGGTCCGTGCCTCAGTGTCCTGCCAGCATCCTGGAAATCAGGTTCTGAACGGACACAGCCTCCGATGCAGCACTTCACCCCAGGGCTGCATCGTGTGGCGACACTTTCGCACTCTgcagtccccccccccgcccccactctgGCCAACAGGATGAGGAAGAAGTGGCATTTGCCAGTTCTGGGCCCACAAGGTGGGGAGCTCTAGGAACTGGGGGAAACCAACGCCACTGCTCCTAATCAGCGAACCCCACGTCCATCTGGGAGAGGacacttcctcccctccccccggagCCAGCCATTGCTTGTTTGCGCTCCCCTGGCGACCACCTCCAGCTGGCCCGGGTCTGGGAGGTGCCCTCTGAACCCTGCTGTCATGTTTCTCTCGGGGCAGCTTTAAGGCTGGTGGCCAAAGTCCGCACTCACTGACATCGAATCTGCTCCGCCCCAGGGCCCCACTCAAACTCTCTCCACTACCACGGGCAACAAGAGCCAAGGGCTGACCACTTCACCCTTTCCCTAGCAGCCTGCACGTCCTGTATGCCCAGTGAGCCGCCTCCCCCGGAGTCCGTGGATGACTCCACCTCTAGAAACCAATCCCAGCACAGCCACTGCAAACCACAGGGGACCcccagccaccccctcccagcctcGCTTCCACGTGCCCGAAGCCTCTTGGAAACACAGGAAAACAAAATGGCTCCCACCCCTTCACTTCCAGAGCCACTGAACCGGAAGCGTCTGACACTGCAGGGGACAGGGCTGTCACGGGGGCCCTGTGACTCCGCCCTGACTGCCCACAGCGGGAGGGCTTGGCCCCCAGGATGCCAGCCTCAGGCCCCACCGTTTTTCCTGCTTTCAAACCACTGCCAGCTGAGGCTCCCAGCACCGCCGCTTGCATCCCATGAATCCGTGAGAGGGACTCAGACTCCGGCAAACGCCCCCTGCTGCTAGCCCACTTCCTACGGAGGCTGCCAGGAAGGACAGGCTCAACAGCCAGATGCAGCACGGCCCGGTGCAAGGGTGGCCGGGGGCACGAGCTTCCACCTCTGCGCTCACTCCGCCACCCGGACACTTCAGCCCTGCCCCCTTGGGCTCTGTGGCAGCTCCAGGACGCAGGCACGCTTGATGACATCATGGCCACTGGAGGTCAGGCTCAACCTGCAGCCCCGGAGCTGCCATCTTCGGGCCAGAGCTGCCGGCCAGCCTTCGTCCTGAGGCTGTCCTAGGGCCTGCCAGGGCACATGCCTGTCACCAAGGGCATCACACAGGTCTTGGGAGCCCTGCACACAACGCGATGACTATCAGAGCAGACTGCCCTAGCCCCTCATACAAGGATTTCAGGGGCTCTGAGCCGGGAATGCAGGGAGACAGCTCTCCTGCTCTCACACTTCCACAGGACCTGCCTGTCCCGTGTCACCTCCCTCATCACCATTGGAACATGCCTGGGCCAGCCACGGCTCTCACGGCAGACAAGAAGGGCAGAGCCTGCTCAGCTGGGCCCCGGCCCCACGCAAGTGGTGGGAACAATCGGCGGTCATTTCGAGCTTCGCACCCGGGGCAAGTTGTCACCAAACGTGCACAACTCCAGGACACACGTGAAAGCCTtggagggcggggccaggcagcaggggctggctgaGAGAACCGTGCCCACCACACACCTCCCAGTTTGCTCAGAATTCCTAACCACGCCCGCCACCTAAGAGAGCCAAGGCCACCAGCCGCTCTCGTGCCGACCCGGGATGCCCAGGCTGCCCGGGCACCTGAGCTGATCTGCAGAGCGAGGCCTGGGGGTGTGTGAAGCTCCCCTGCACGAGACAGAAGGACGCCGGGAGGGTGCGAGTTTCCCTCCAGCCTGGACATCTTCCCCCAAGGCCCGACAAGGCTCTTTCCTGGCACCCTTTGGTCCTGGCAGGATGAGGACACCCTGGGTAATGCCACCCACGTCACCACACACTGACCCTACCCTCAGCGAGAGCACAGCAAACCAGAACCCACCACCCAGCCTCCGCAGCTCACTCAAGAATGCAGTCCCAGAGAGCTGGGAGAACATTCCAGACCCAGGAGGCTTTGCAAGTACCACCAAGCAGGTCAGAGGGGGCTGGCCAGgcggaaaaagagggagaagagcagAGATCCGTTGCGGCCTGAGCCCCTCAGCCCCCAAAGATGTGAACAGCAAGGGGCAGGGCTCCCCCGCAGGCCAGCAGAGGGGCTGCTCCCACGGCGATCACGTCCCACCCGTGCAGAGAGGCACAGCGTCCTGTCCCAAGGGACCACTCCAGCCCTTCATGGCTTTGCCAGTAACAGGTCTGAGGACGATGACAAGGAGGTGAGAGACGACGGCTGGGGCGTCTGGGACGCTCTTCCGTCTCGGATGAGAATCGGGAAGGGAGAGAGTCGCCTTCGCTGCTCCTCAAACAGGAAGGCCCAGGAAGGCTCGCCGCCTGCCACCGTGCACGGCAGGGTAAGACGGAGACCCCACGGCTCCCCAGGAACACCAGAGCTGACGCTGCCGGTGCCCTAGGCAGAGAGGAGACCAGTCTGGGCCCCTGACGGCGTCGCCAGGCCACACAGCTGAGCCCGGAGGAGTCGCTCCTAGCAGCGATGAGGCGGCGGCCACCGTCCGTCAGCTTTCTTCATGGACAGCGACAGAGCCGGGCACCTGCTCTCTGGGAAAGGACGGCGGAGAGGCACCCAGGGCAAGACCGCGGGAGGCTCGTGGGCAGGGCGGTCATCCTCAGGGGGGCCCACGGAAGTGGGGCGGTGGGCAGGCGAAGGCGGGGTGGCCGCCCTGAGGACGCCTGCGGACAGCTCGGCTTTGCATCCCGTCCTCTGGTGTCCTGCAGTCACCTCCTGCCGAAGCGAGGCCGCACGGCCCGGCGGGGCAGAGCTGGGCGCAGAGCTGGGTTCCGACCTCCCCAGACCCGCTGCGGAGAGTGGCCTTGCGCAAGCCCCTTCTCCTGCGGACCTCAGCTGGCCGCCCACTGGAGAGAGGAAAACGTCTGTCCTGCCCACCTGCCAAGTGGCACAGCGGCCacaggggccggggccagcaccTACGCCCACAACGAGCTGAATGAGCCACACTGGAGCCACTGAGCCCCTTGAGGGTTTATTGGAAAACAAGAAATGAAAGAGGAGGCATCACTACAGAGCCTACCAATAGTGAAATGATAATATGATCGATCACGCTGAGGGCAAGACTGTACAACAAACCCTGAAGTTACAGACGGATTCCTGGGGAGATACAAACTAAGGTTCACTAGGAAAAAACAGAGAACGTGAACAGCCCAGTACCTATAAAGTGAATTAAATCTGCAGCTAAAGACCTTCCCTCAAAGGAAGCCTGAGGCCCACGCTGCTTCGCTGgcaaattctaccagacactgGAGGAAGAGATGGTCCCAGCTCGGCGCGACGTCTTCCAGGACACTGAGGCTGAGGGGACTTTGCGACGCACTGTGGGGCCAGCGTCACCCTGGTAAAATCACAAGTCAGTGCAGACCAGCAGACCCCTCGGGAACACGGACCCAGAAACAGCACATGGAGTCCAGCAACACACGGAAAGGCTGACACGGCCAAATGAGGCTTACCCCAGGAAACGCTGGTTGTCTTCACATTTGGAAATCTGCATTTCATCGTAGCACAAAACCAACAAAGGAAAAGCCCTAGGACAGACACAGGCACAGTCCACACTCGGCGCTGGCTCACAAACTCTCAGCAAACCAGGAGCACAAAGAAACCTCAGGCCAGGATGGCTCCAGCCCCACAGCTCGCAGCTCCCGACGCGGAGCCCGGAGCCGCCCAGGACCGTGGACGAGGCAAGCGCAGTCCTCTCAGCTCCATGCCCCGCGCGGTCAGTGAAGGAATCGCACCCTGCTACCGGGAACGTCCACCAAGGCGGGCACCCTGCAAAGGAGCTGGTGGCTTTATTTCCCATCTTAGATGCACACATACCACACCACCCATCAAATCCACCCCTAGGCATTTCAAGGCCTAGGCCCATCCAAGGGCTTGCGCACAGAACGCAACCGCCCACCTGAGGGGCAGGTAGACACAGCGGGCATCAGTGGGCCGACACTCAACAGCTGGCGTGCGCGGCCCCGTGGGGGACCCTCGAAATACTGGCACTAAGAGAAGGAGCCAGACAGAGAGAACAGCGCCTTCCTGTTTCTGTGACGTTCTCAGAGCCGCAGGCTGAGCTGGGTGACGACCTCCCTGGGGAACACGCACACCGAGACGCCCCAGCACGGACAGTCGAGACGCACAGTTTTCTCCTACAGCTACCGCACTTCCACAAACACAGCTTCTTACACGTGTGCTTGAAAACACACCCAAACTGTCTGCCAGAAACGCTGAAATCTGTATCACCCTGAGGGGCCTGGTCCCGTGATGCTCACTCAAGACCCAGGCTCAGGAGCTACTGCCCACCACTCACCTGTCCTCGGGGTCTCAGTGACGACGGCACCCAGTAAGGCAGGGCCGCCTCGGCCCGGGGCACAGGCAGGCGGCCCCCGAAGCGGACGTGGCACTCGCAGCAGAGGGGCTCTCGGAGACCATTCTGGGAGCCAGGGTACATCTGATCCAGAAAGGACAAAATTCAATGTGTTACTGCATTTGCAGTGCAAGGCGAGGGGCCTTCCAGAACACTAAACGCTCAGACGGACACGATCCATGGAGAGGGCCAGGGGTCCTGCTTCCTACGGCGGCCCAGAGAGAGGTCGGCTACCGGGACTGCCGGTGAGGGGTCCGCCGGCACCTTCAGCCGCGTACTGCGCCGGTACCGTGAGCAAGTCTCCCCTCTCCAAACGGCAGAGGCCCACAGGGACAGAAGAGCTGCACTTCCTGGTTTACAAGGCTGGAAAGCCCACGGCCCCCCAGGTAGAAGAGGGAGGCCGTCAGCACCTCTCCGGCCTGAAGAAGAAACTCAAGTCCAGAGTGGGTAAACGGGGGTCCCAGCGTCTCCCGAGCTGACAGGTGTCCTGAGGCCCTGAGGGGCAGTGGGTGATCCTACACGGAGATCTGGGGGCCCAGCGGTGGCCCTGCTACCACAGACTTCCATGTCTGGTACACTCGCTCACGCTGTCTCTGGACCCAGTTCCGCACCTGCCGCCACCCCGAGGGCTACGTGGGGGTTGGGAAAGCAGCGAGGACTGGCTTCCTTACCAAGCGACCTGAGAGGCACACTTCCTTCCCGGAGGTCCGAAAGCTGCCCTTCCTAGGAGGGAAGACCCGACTCAGAGCTCCGGGGCTGTGGAAACGGAGGCGGGGTCAACCTTCTCGGAGCTGACTCGGCATTAACCCCAGGGACGGAAGGGCCACCCCTCTGAGCCCCAACGGGCTGGGGGGGACTGCGACAACAGGGGTGCGGCCAGCCTCTGGCCACTCCCGGGTGCTGGCTGTCTCCGCATCCTCAGAGCCGAGCCAGGTTGCTCCAGCTGAACCTGCGCGTGGCCCAGGAGTCGGGGCACTCTCACCTGGGGAGAACCCTACAGCACACGGAGCTGCCCACCAGGCTGGCTCGGACCCGAAGGAGAAGGCCGTCTATCAAGGAAAGGCCCTCCTAACAGGACACTACTGAGGGGGCCGCTGGTGTGCGCTGCACACGTCCGCCCGGGGGTCCTGGGACCAAGGGAGGCCggcaggaggggagggtggggggcagaggggagaagaCGCCGGGGCCGCAGTCCCCGCACCTGGTCGCGGCCATGCCCGAGGGCCAGTCCTCCTGACATGTCCCTGAGGGCTCAGGCCGCCCGCAGGGAGGCCGGGGCCGCCCGCCTCCGGGGCCCGTGGGTCGACCGGCCCGCCATGATGCGCTCTGCCGCGCCTGCAGCCTACGGAACCGAACCCAGCCCGAGAGCCCGGGCCCGCACACACAGCGGCATGGCCGGGACAACAGCCACGGAGCGCAGCCGCCGCGCGCCGCCCCTCAGCTCGCAGCGCCGCCTCGCACCCGCTCGCAGCAGCCGCCCAACAGCCCCTGGGCGCCTGCGCGCCGATTGGCCCGCGGACGGCCAATCAGGCACTGCCCTCTAGGCACGTGCGCTCCGTCGGTGGCTGATTGGTTCCTTGCGGCAAGGCTCGTGGTCCGAGGgcggggcggtgctgggggcggggcggcgctgggggcggggcggcgctgggggcggggccgcacaggtgcgccccccccccccagccaggtgAGCCCTCCCAGTCCCTCCCAGCCCGGCCACGCGGGCGCGGCCCCCGCAGCCCACGTGCCCCAGCCCAGGAAACCCACTCACCATTTCCAACGAGCGGGCCGGTGCGGCCGCGGGGCGCCCCAGCCGGACTCCCCGCCCGCTGTCAGGAGAGAGGCGAGAGGTGACCGTGGGAAGCGGCTGTGCATCCCGAGGTGCAGTTGTCGCTGGTGCTCAAGAAGCTGCCCCACCGGGGCTCAGGGGGCGgggtttttttaagatgtatttatgtatttattttacctattttttttttctgacaggcagagtggacagtgagagagagaggcagagaaaggtcttcctttgccgttggttcaccctccagtggccggagccaggagccaggtgcttctcctggtctcgcatggg contains:
- the C19H16orf95 gene encoding uncharacterized protein C16orf95 homolog; protein product: MTPAIPRGKAGGESGWGAPRPHRPARWKWKGSFRTSGKEVCLSGRLMYPGSQNGLREPLCCECHVRFGGRLPVPRAEAALPYWVPSSLRPRGQSQKMVRFHIPKTSESCPCLCHCFRGRLPVPRSQAMMPYWVPQVLRSPKKAVKRQRSFRGLQERPLDSRARYNCWRICCDRRLLLKWLQLQAVDQDEPPAPGRTASSLDSLLTLLQTVLRAIGAIRTSPMAAPAVEEASKFSEATSLPSRQRVLAVGQGKKWAVSTVCSGSLDTARCDHFIVPVLKGGN